The genomic window GACTCATCCGCGCCGGCTTCGATCTCGATCCCGCCGACGATCGATTCCACGCGCTGTGCGATGAGTTCCACGAGCTCTATGCACTCGACGTGTGCCGCGAAACGCGGCTTTTTCCGGGGATGGAACGAGTTCTCGACTGGCTCGAGGCGCACGGACTGGCGTGGGGCATCGTCACCAACAAGATCGAACGCTATACCCTGCCGCTCGTGAAAGCGCTCGGCCTCGACGCGAGAGCGCGCACTGTGGTGAGCGGTGACACGACACCCCGCGCGAAGCCGCATGCCGAGCCGCTGCTCTTTGCCTGCGGCCGCTGCGGTATCACACCGTCCGACTGCCTCTACGTCGGCGATGACGAGCGCGATGTGCAGGCGGCGCACGCCGCCGGCATGCGCGTCGCCGTTGCCCGTTACGGCTACCTGGGCTCCGAGCGTCCGCCGGAGACGTGGGGTGCGGACGCGCTGATCGACGCGCCGACGGACCTGCTTCCCTATCTTTCAGGACTGCGCCCCGCCGCGTGACCTCGCCGCCCCGGCACGACCTCTTCGGCCGCGTCGCCCCCGCGCTCTTCGTGCTTCTCTGGAGCACCGGCTTCATCGGCTCCAAGCTCGGCCTGCCGTACGCGGAACCGCTGACGTTTCTGCTGCTGCGCTTCGCCTTCGTGCTGCTCCTTCTGGTGCCGGCGGCAATCGTGCTGCGCTCGCGCTGGCCGGCGACTCCGGTGCAGGCCGGTCACCTCGCGGTGGCCGGGGTGTTGCTGCACGGCGGCTATCTCGGCGGCGTGTTCAGTGCGATCTATCACGGCATGCCGGCCGGCATCGTGTCGCTCATCGTCGGCGTGCAGCCACTGTTGACGGCAGCCGCCGCCGGCACCTTTCTCGGTGAACGGGTAACGCCGCAGCAATGGCTGGGCCTCGGACTCGGGCTCGTCGGTGTGGCCTTGACCGTCTCCGACAAGACCGCCTGGGCGACACCGACGCCGGCGGGCGCAGCAGCGGCAGCCCTGGCGCTGCTGTCGATCACCGCCGGCACGCTGTACCAGAAGCGCCACGGCGCGGCCGCCGGGCTCGCCCCGAGCTCCGTCATCCAGTTCGCCGCAGCCGGCGTGGTGCTGTTGCCACTCGCGCT from Betaproteobacteria bacterium includes these protein-coding regions:
- a CDS encoding DMT family transporter, with translation MTSPPRHDLFGRVAPALFVLLWSTGFIGSKLGLPYAEPLTFLLLRFAFVLLLLVPAAIVLRSRWPATPVQAGHLAVAGVLLHGGYLGGVFSAIYHGMPAGIVSLIVGVQPLLTAAAAGTFLGERVTPQQWLGLGLGLVGVALTVSDKTAWATPTPAGAAAAALALLSITAGTLYQKRHGAAAGLAPSSVIQFAAAGVVLLPLALLTERMEVRWTAQFIFALGWLVLVLSLGAISLLYLLLRWGEAARVTTLFYATPPTTAVMAWYLFGERLGALAWAGMALVAAAIWLAMRR
- a CDS encoding HAD-IA family hydrolase, producing MIRAVLFDLDGTLADTAPDLARALNLQRTVRGLLPLPVSYLRRYASMGARGLIRAGFDLDPADDRFHALCDEFHELYALDVCRETRLFPGMERVLDWLEAHGLAWGIVTNKIERYTLPLVKALGLDARARTVVSGDTTPRAKPHAEPLLFACGRCGITPSDCLYVGDDERDVQAAHAAGMRVAVARYGYLGSERPPETWGADALIDAPTDLLPYLSGLRPAA